The following coding sequences lie in one Mycobacterium sp. Z3061 genomic window:
- a CDS encoding DoxX family protein: protein MTPYDVALLILRLVLGLTLAAHGLNKFFGGGRIPGTARWFESIGMKPGKFHATVAASTETAAGLGLAAGLLTPIPAAGFVSLMLVAAWTVHRSNGFFIVKEGWEYNLVLAVTAVVVATLGAGKLSLDHLIFGKNWFDGWQGLAISVGLGLAGAVGQLLIFYRPPAKQAA from the coding sequence ATGACTCCCTATGACGTCGCGTTGCTGATCCTGCGACTGGTGCTGGGTCTGACCCTCGCCGCGCACGGCTTGAACAAATTCTTCGGCGGTGGGCGGATACCCGGTACCGCGCGCTGGTTCGAAAGCATCGGGATGAAGCCGGGCAAGTTCCACGCGACCGTGGCCGCCAGCACCGAGACGGCGGCCGGGCTCGGGCTGGCGGCCGGGTTGCTGACTCCGATCCCGGCGGCCGGGTTCGTCTCGCTCATGCTGGTGGCGGCCTGGACCGTGCACCGGTCCAACGGCTTCTTCATCGTCAAGGAGGGTTGGGAGTACAACCTGGTGCTGGCGGTGACCGCCGTGGTCGTCGCGACCCTGGGCGCGGGGAAGCTCAGCCTTGATCACCTGATCTTCGGCAAGAACTGGTTCGACGGGTGGCAGGGTCTGGCCATCTCCGTGGGACTGGGCCTGGCCGGGGCCGTCGGGCAGTTGCTGATCTTCTACCGGCCCCCGGCCAAACAGGCCGCGTAA
- a CDS encoding pyruvate, phosphate dikinase, with product MAGAAHGRHSSARTLKDAVVVLDGRSRHPREILGNKGHGIDTMRRHNLPVPPAFCITTEVGLRYLTEPGPTIDAIWADVLDRMSWLEEQTARTFGRGPRPLLVSVRSGATQSMPGMMDTILDLGINDDVERALADQGSIEFARDTRRRFTTMYRRIVAADSYPSDDPYTQLRTGIEAVFASWNSPRALAYRDHYNLDERQGTAVVVQAMVFGNQAAKSGAGVLSSRNPITGANEPFGEWLPGGQGDDVVSGLVDVEPITALRDEQPAVFDELMDAARSLERLNSDVQEIEFTVEDGKLWLLQTRGAERSAQAAARLALQLRHEGLIDDVETLRRVTPTDVEAVLQPSLQPETRFSAPLLAKGLPACPGVVTGTAYTDVDEALDAADRGEPVILVRDHTRPEDVLGMLAAQGIVTEVGGPASHAAVVSRELGRVAVVGCGQGVAAALAGRQITVDGYEGEVRQGILSLAAWSEDDTPELRELAEIALRVSPLRAHASGDHPRLDTSSDEALRAALAAGHTDVVSATPLITMLNAIRLQSGS from the coding sequence TTGGCTGGTGCCGCACACGGCCGGCACTCCTCCGCGCGCACGCTGAAAGACGCGGTGGTGGTGCTGGACGGCCGGTCGCGTCACCCGCGGGAGATCCTCGGCAACAAGGGCCACGGCATCGACACCATGCGCCGGCACAATCTGCCGGTGCCTCCCGCCTTCTGCATCACCACCGAGGTGGGCCTGCGGTATCTGACCGAACCCGGACCCACCATCGATGCGATCTGGGCAGACGTCCTGGACCGGATGAGCTGGCTGGAAGAGCAGACCGCGCGCACCTTCGGACGAGGACCGCGCCCGCTGCTGGTCAGCGTGCGGTCGGGAGCCACGCAATCGATGCCGGGCATGATGGACACGATTCTGGACCTGGGCATCAACGACGACGTCGAACGGGCCCTGGCGGACCAGGGCTCCATCGAGTTCGCCCGCGACACCCGCCGCCGGTTCACCACCATGTATCGGCGCATCGTTGCCGCCGATTCATACCCGTCCGACGACCCGTACACGCAGCTGCGGACGGGCATCGAGGCGGTGTTCGCCTCCTGGAACTCCCCGCGCGCGCTGGCCTACCGCGATCACTACAACCTCGACGAACGGCAAGGCACCGCGGTGGTGGTGCAGGCGATGGTGTTCGGCAACCAGGCGGCCAAGTCGGGCGCCGGCGTGCTGTCGTCGCGCAACCCGATCACCGGAGCCAACGAACCCTTCGGCGAATGGCTGCCCGGCGGACAGGGTGACGACGTGGTGTCCGGCCTGGTCGACGTCGAACCGATCACCGCGCTGCGCGACGAGCAACCCGCGGTGTTCGACGAGCTGATGGACGCCGCGCGCAGCCTCGAGCGGCTCAATTCCGACGTCCAGGAGATCGAGTTCACCGTCGAGGACGGCAAACTGTGGCTGCTGCAGACCCGCGGCGCCGAACGTTCGGCGCAGGCCGCGGCGCGACTGGCACTGCAACTGCGCCATGAAGGGCTGATCGACGACGTCGAGACGCTGCGGCGGGTCACGCCCACCGACGTCGAGGCGGTGCTGCAGCCATCGTTGCAACCCGAAACCCGGTTCAGCGCGCCACTTCTGGCCAAGGGCCTACCGGCCTGCCCGGGTGTGGTGACCGGCACCGCCTACACCGACGTCGACGAGGCTCTCGATGCCGCCGACCGGGGTGAGCCGGTCATCCTGGTCCGTGACCACACCCGGCCCGAGGACGTGCTCGGCATGCTGGCCGCACAGGGCATCGTCACCGAGGTGGGTGGCCCCGCGAGCCACGCGGCCGTGGTCAGCCGCGAGCTCGGGCGGGTCGCCGTGGTGGGCTGCGGCCAGGGTGTGGCCGCCGCACTGGCGGGCCGGCAGATCACCGTCGACGGCTACGAAGGCGAAGTGCGGCAAGGGATTCTGAGTCTGGCGGCATGGTCGGAGGACGACACGCCGGAATTGCGCGAGCTGGCCGAGATCGCGCTGCGGGTGAGCCCGCTGCGGGCGCACGCGAGCGGCGACCATCCGCGCCTCGACACGTCCTCCGACGAGGCGTTGCGAGCCGCCCTGGCGGCCGGACACACCGACGTCGTGTCCGCGACGCCACTGATCACCATGCTCAACGCGATACGCTTGCAGTCCGGCTCATGA
- a CDS encoding MarR family transcriptional regulator: MMDLQVLQAVRLKGRVSPADLARTLDAGATETEEAVRRLAAAGLLIEGPTVRISPDGRARLAELLTAERDGVDAATIDAAYREFRSVNADFKALVTDWQLRDGQPNDHGDAGYDAAVLARLDDVHQRVTPIIAAVTAQLPRLRGYPAKLAAALDKVKTGDIAWLTRPLIDSYHTVWFELHEELILAAGLTREQAARSGDAQ, translated from the coding sequence ATGATGGATCTGCAAGTGCTGCAAGCTGTCCGACTGAAGGGCCGGGTCAGCCCCGCCGACCTCGCCCGGACATTGGATGCCGGCGCCACCGAGACCGAGGAGGCGGTGCGCCGACTCGCCGCGGCGGGCCTGCTCATCGAGGGACCCACCGTGCGGATCAGCCCCGACGGACGCGCCCGCCTCGCCGAGTTGCTGACCGCCGAACGAGACGGCGTGGACGCCGCGACGATAGACGCCGCTTACCGCGAATTCCGGTCAGTCAACGCTGATTTCAAGGCGCTGGTCACCGACTGGCAACTCCGCGACGGCCAGCCCAATGATCACGGGGACGCCGGGTACGACGCAGCGGTGCTGGCCCGCCTCGACGACGTGCACCAGCGGGTCACGCCGATCATCGCGGCGGTCACCGCTCAGCTGCCGCGTCTGCGCGGCTACCCGGCGAAGCTGGCCGCGGCGCTGGACAAAGTGAAGACGGGCGACATCGCCTGGCTGACAAGGCCACTCATCGACTCCTACCACACCGTGTGGTTCGAGCTACATGAGGAGCTGATCCTGGCCGCCGGCCTGACCCGCGAACAGGCGGCCAGATCCGGTGACGCGCAGTGA
- a CDS encoding WS/DGAT domain-containing protein, which produces MAAVDAQFYWMSAKIPNDEFLLYAFGGEPSDPDGAVAQVLRRARGCPELRLVVREASRLSYPRWVQAPIEPRRVARHELSDESWAGCLDAVVELAGDQLDIREKPWQLHVFASVHGIPGVQGAGTVAVLQVAHALADGARASAMAAWLFGRQEPVPAVRPRAGFLPWRGMVAARAHRRFVRDTEGGSLAPVLGSRPLLPTNSEPAGPRVMRTLTRRRGQLKGPTVTVAALSAISTALSDLLGPSAVSLAAEVPMAKPGAPLGFNHFGNILVGLYPELGHDARVQRIATDLANGRRRFEHPATRASDEAFATVPAVLLRWGVSQFDADVRPEQVSGNTVVSSVHRGAADLSFGGVPVVLTAGYPGLSPVMGLTHGVHGIGDTVAISVHAAESAVPDVQDYLRLLDAAL; this is translated from the coding sequence ATGGCCGCCGTCGACGCGCAGTTCTACTGGATGTCGGCCAAGATACCCAACGACGAGTTCCTGCTGTACGCGTTCGGCGGCGAACCCTCCGATCCTGACGGGGCAGTGGCGCAGGTGTTGCGCCGGGCCCGGGGATGTCCCGAGTTGCGGTTGGTTGTCCGGGAGGCCAGCCGGCTGAGCTATCCGCGCTGGGTGCAGGCGCCGATCGAACCGCGCCGGGTCGCCCGGCACGAGCTGTCCGACGAGAGCTGGGCGGGTTGCCTGGACGCCGTCGTCGAGCTGGCGGGCGATCAGCTGGATATTCGCGAGAAGCCCTGGCAATTACACGTTTTCGCGTCCGTGCACGGCATCCCGGGGGTCCAGGGTGCAGGTACCGTGGCGGTGTTGCAGGTCGCGCACGCGCTGGCCGACGGCGCCCGTGCGTCGGCCATGGCGGCGTGGCTGTTCGGCCGTCAGGAGCCGGTGCCGGCCGTGCGGCCGCGGGCGGGATTCCTGCCGTGGCGGGGCATGGTTGCCGCGCGGGCCCACCGCCGGTTCGTCCGTGACACCGAGGGTGGATCGTTGGCGCCGGTGCTGGGGTCGCGGCCGTTGTTGCCCACCAACTCCGAACCGGCGGGACCGCGGGTGATGCGCACACTGACGCGCCGCCGCGGGCAACTGAAGGGTCCGACTGTCACCGTCGCGGCGCTGTCGGCGATATCCACCGCGTTGTCGGATCTGCTGGGACCGTCCGCGGTGTCACTGGCGGCCGAGGTGCCCATGGCCAAGCCCGGTGCGCCGTTGGGCTTCAACCACTTCGGCAACATCTTGGTGGGCCTGTACCCGGAACTCGGCCACGACGCCAGGGTGCAACGCATCGCCACCGACCTGGCCAACGGTCGTCGCCGCTTCGAGCATCCCGCCACCCGCGCCTCCGACGAGGCCTTCGCGACCGTGCCTGCCGTGCTGTTGCGTTGGGGGGTAAGTCAATTCGATGCGGACGTGCGGCCAGAGCAGGTGTCGGGAAACACAGTGGTGTCCAGCGTGCACCGCGGGGCCGCCGATCTCAGCTTCGGTGGCGTGCCGGTGGTGCTGACGGCCGGCTATCCGGGCCTCTCGCCGGTGATGGGGCTGACGCACGGTGTGCACGGCATCGGCGACACGGTCGCAATCAGTGTGCACGCGGCGGAGTCGGCGGTACCGGACGTGCAGGACTATCTGCGGCTACTGGACGCTGCCCTGTAA
- a CDS encoding alpha/beta fold hydrolase, producing MSEPRWIDVKGSNGDLKALTWGPADGPIALCLHGFPDTAYGWRKFAPRLAEAGWRVVAPFMRGYAPSSIPVDGSYHVGALMHDALRVRTAAGGSERDVVIGHDWGAIAATGLAAMPDSPFAKAVIMSVPPSGAFRPLGRLSDRGRLAAELSRQVLRSWYISYFQLPFLPERSASWVLPLLWRRWSPGYHAEEDLRHVDAAIGTPESWRAALGYYRATIRNTRPPAQYAELHRYWTEPPKLPTLYLHGRDDGCMTPAFAHWVEPILPPGSEVSIVSHAGHFLQLEQPDKVAELVLAFIGSPDTRDPG from the coding sequence TTGTCTGAACCACGGTGGATCGACGTGAAGGGCTCCAACGGTGACCTCAAGGCGCTCACCTGGGGCCCCGCTGACGGCCCGATTGCGTTGTGTCTGCACGGCTTTCCCGACACTGCCTACGGTTGGCGCAAGTTCGCGCCGCGACTGGCCGAGGCCGGCTGGCGGGTGGTGGCGCCGTTCATGCGCGGGTACGCACCGTCCTCGATTCCGGTGGACGGCAGCTACCACGTCGGCGCCCTGATGCATGACGCACTCCGGGTCCGGACGGCGGCTGGTGGTTCCGAGCGGGACGTGGTGATCGGTCACGACTGGGGTGCGATCGCCGCCACCGGGCTGGCCGCGATGCCGGACAGCCCGTTCGCCAAGGCGGTGATCATGTCGGTGCCGCCGTCGGGCGCGTTCCGTCCGCTGGGCCGGCTATCCGACCGCGGGCGGCTGGCCGCCGAGCTTTCACGTCAGGTGCTGCGCAGCTGGTACATCAGCTACTTCCAGCTGCCGTTTCTGCCGGAACGGTCGGCGTCATGGGTGCTGCCGCTGTTGTGGCGGCGATGGTCGCCGGGCTACCACGCCGAGGAGGACCTGCGCCACGTCGACGCCGCGATCGGGACGCCGGAAAGCTGGCGCGCGGCGCTGGGGTATTACCGCGCCACCATCCGCAACACCCGGCCGCCGGCGCAGTACGCGGAACTGCACCGGTACTGGACCGAGCCGCCGAAGCTGCCGACCCTGTACCTGCACGGTCGTGACGACGGCTGCATGACACCGGCTTTCGCGCACTGGGTGGAACCCATCCTGCCGCCCGGCAGCGAAGTCTCCATCGTGTCCCACGCCGGACACTTCCTGCAGCTCGAACAACCCGACAAGGTCGCCGAACTGGTGCTGGCTTTCATCGGCTCACCCGACACCCGAGATCCCGGTTAG
- a CDS encoding PPE family protein yields the protein MSFAALPPEINSARMYTGPGPGSMIAAAVAWEQLAADLESIAGSFEAVITELIGGPWLGAGATAMAAGALPYLGWLNATANQAAQASGQARAAVAAYEAAYAMTVPPALIAANRAQLAALTATNFIGQNTPAIAATEAQYGEMWAQDSTAMYTYAAASTAASTLTPFTGPPTQASAQTGIASVASEIASALSQLIGAIPGALAGLGWSGLPDWVSDLQTVMSIFGTPFFATTALAGLGMSMMSNLKGLLPAAAAVGSQIASSLAPVVTGTVSPASLTGTVSAGLGKAAGVGALSVPRAWASAAPALTRATALPVGTTGVTVRALGGVGPEGLLGGLPLTQMSARAMTASESRLELPTLRILPEAVG from the coding sequence ATGTCGTTCGCCGCCTTACCACCGGAGATCAACTCCGCACGCATGTACACCGGGCCGGGTCCCGGCTCGATGATCGCCGCCGCGGTGGCCTGGGAGCAGCTGGCTGCCGATCTGGAATCCATTGCGGGTTCGTTCGAAGCCGTGATCACCGAATTGATCGGCGGTCCGTGGCTGGGTGCCGGCGCGACGGCCATGGCCGCGGGCGCCCTGCCTTACCTCGGGTGGCTCAACGCCACCGCCAACCAGGCCGCGCAGGCCTCCGGCCAGGCCAGGGCAGCCGTCGCAGCCTACGAAGCCGCCTATGCGATGACCGTCCCACCGGCGCTGATCGCCGCCAACCGCGCCCAACTGGCGGCGCTGACCGCCACCAACTTCATCGGCCAGAACACCCCGGCCATCGCTGCCACCGAAGCCCAGTACGGCGAGATGTGGGCGCAGGACTCGACGGCGATGTACACCTACGCCGCCGCCTCGACCGCCGCCAGCACCCTGACCCCCTTCACCGGACCACCGACGCAGGCTTCCGCCCAAACCGGTATCGCCTCGGTGGCTTCCGAAATCGCGAGCGCACTGTCCCAGCTGATCGGCGCCATACCCGGTGCGCTCGCCGGCCTCGGATGGAGCGGACTCCCCGATTGGGTGAGCGATCTGCAGACCGTGATGAGCATCTTCGGCACCCCCTTCTTCGCCACCACCGCACTGGCGGGCCTGGGAATGTCGATGATGTCGAACCTCAAAGGCCTGCTCCCCGCGGCGGCCGCCGTCGGCAGTCAGATCGCGTCGTCGCTGGCTCCGGTAGTCACCGGCACGGTGAGCCCGGCATCGCTCACCGGCACGGTGTCGGCCGGCCTGGGCAAGGCGGCCGGCGTCGGGGCACTGTCCGTGCCGCGCGCCTGGGCGTCAGCGGCACCGGCTCTCACCCGGGCCACCGCACTGCCAGTCGGCACAACCGGTGTCACGGTCCGGGCCCTGGGCGGCGTCGGTCCGGAAGGCCTGCTGGGCGGGCTGCCGCTGACCCAGATGTCCGCCCGCGCAATGACGGCGTCGGAATCCCGACTCGAACTACCCACCCTGCGAATCCTCCCGGAGGCGGTCGGCTGA
- a CDS encoding TetR/AcrR family transcriptional regulator, which produces MTDMTSTARARRWAKTDATQRRILDAATQVFATKGFTAATIAEVVAGSGASIGSIYHHFGGKSELFLAIFEQMADAVERRIQAAVGGLGTSAPDRRHVFQLHVRAYLTGMWENRYAARVLSSGDTPAGFEVTRRKRLASVLHNWMEVLELDASPRKRLMVRVLIATVAESTLMVIGCDDPDEVPPIIEATIEWIDQITG; this is translated from the coding sequence ATGACAGACATGACTTCAACGGCACGGGCCCGGCGCTGGGCCAAGACCGATGCGACCCAGCGCCGCATCCTGGACGCGGCGACCCAGGTGTTCGCCACCAAAGGCTTCACCGCGGCGACGATCGCCGAAGTGGTCGCCGGTTCGGGCGCCAGCATCGGCAGCATCTACCACCACTTCGGCGGCAAGAGCGAGCTGTTTCTGGCGATCTTCGAGCAGATGGCCGACGCCGTCGAAAGACGCATCCAGGCGGCCGTGGGCGGACTCGGCACCTCCGCGCCCGACCGGCGGCACGTCTTCCAACTCCACGTGCGGGCGTACCTGACAGGGATGTGGGAGAACCGTTACGCGGCCCGAGTGCTGTCGTCGGGCGACACGCCTGCCGGCTTCGAGGTCACCCGCCGCAAGCGTCTGGCTTCGGTCCTGCACAACTGGATGGAGGTGCTGGAACTGGACGCGTCCCCGCGCAAGCGGCTGATGGTCCGCGTCCTGATCGCGACGGTCGCCGAGTCGACGCTGATGGTCATCGGCTGCGACGATCCGGACGAGGTGCCGCCGATCATCGAGGCGACGATCGAATGGATCGACCAGATCACCGGGTGA
- a CDS encoding VOC family protein, translating into MPAITPSLWFDNNLEEAAEFYTSVFPNSKIEQLNRTTEAGPGEPGTVLSGSFVLDGTTFIGINGGPAFTFSEAVSFTVHCKDQDEVDYYWDQLTRDGGEESQCGWLKDRFGLSWQIVPDRLYELVADPDPARATAATKAMLGMRKIIVADLEQAAAAV; encoded by the coding sequence ATGCCGGCGATCACGCCCTCACTGTGGTTCGACAACAACCTGGAAGAGGCGGCCGAGTTCTACACCTCGGTGTTCCCGAATTCGAAGATCGAGCAGTTGAACCGGACCACCGAGGCGGGACCGGGCGAGCCCGGGACGGTGCTCAGCGGCTCTTTCGTGCTGGACGGCACCACGTTCATCGGCATCAACGGCGGTCCCGCGTTCACCTTCAGCGAGGCCGTTTCCTTCACGGTGCACTGCAAAGACCAGGACGAGGTCGACTATTACTGGGACCAGCTGACCCGCGATGGCGGCGAGGAATCGCAATGCGGGTGGCTCAAGGACCGTTTCGGGCTCAGCTGGCAGATCGTGCCCGACCGGCTCTATGAGCTGGTGGCCGATCCCGACCCCGCCCGGGCCACCGCCGCCACCAAGGCCATGCTCGGAATGCGCAAGATCATCGTCGCCGACCTGGAGCAGGCCGCGGCCGCGGTGTGA
- a CDS encoding SDR family oxidoreductase, with protein MGSLDGKVAVVTGTSRGVGVGIAHELLRAGATVIGCSRSPLDGLPGADTEPEWARRCAQLVCDQGDYAAIDSFVQQVADTYGRIDILVNNAGGTVPAPHVEDIPELVQRLQGAPRSADDFERTALFHAFAVQMNLISPLWFAIRVYRQMKTQDGTGCIVNISSGAGHPAGAPTLVSYGAAKSGLNHLTRSLAQEWGPKVRVNCVALGPTITENFRAFVLPKDDPTGAEYFRKVPMKRGGEPAEVGRTVVFLASGTVDFINGTTIEIDGGMLPGVLYDAGLKTITDLM; from the coding sequence GTGGGGTCACTGGACGGCAAAGTCGCCGTCGTCACCGGAACCAGCCGCGGCGTCGGCGTGGGTATCGCGCACGAACTGCTGCGCGCCGGCGCCACCGTCATCGGGTGCTCCCGGTCCCCGTTGGACGGGCTGCCCGGAGCCGACACAGAGCCGGAGTGGGCCCGCCGCTGTGCCCAATTGGTCTGTGACCAAGGCGATTACGCCGCGATCGACAGCTTCGTACAGCAGGTCGCCGATACTTACGGCCGCATCGACATCCTGGTCAACAATGCCGGCGGCACGGTACCCGCACCGCACGTCGAAGACATTCCCGAACTGGTGCAACGACTTCAGGGCGCGCCGCGCAGCGCCGACGATTTCGAGCGCACGGCGCTGTTCCACGCCTTCGCGGTGCAGATGAACCTGATCAGCCCGCTGTGGTTCGCCATCCGCGTCTACCGGCAGATGAAGACCCAGGACGGCACCGGTTGCATCGTCAACATCTCCAGCGGCGCCGGCCACCCCGCGGGGGCGCCCACGTTGGTGTCTTACGGGGCGGCCAAGTCCGGGCTCAACCACCTGACCCGGTCACTGGCCCAGGAATGGGGACCCAAAGTCCGGGTCAACTGCGTGGCGCTCGGCCCCACCATCACCGAGAACTTCCGCGCCTTCGTGCTGCCCAAGGACGACCCGACCGGCGCCGAATACTTCCGCAAAGTCCCGATGAAGCGGGGCGGCGAGCCCGCCGAAGTGGGCCGCACCGTCGTGTTCTTAGCCTCGGGCACAGTCGATTTCATCAACGGCACCACCATCGAGATCGACGGGGGCATGTTGCCGGGCGTGCTGTACGACGCGGGGCTGAAGACCATCACCGACCTGATGTGA
- a CDS encoding nuclear transport factor 2 family protein — translation MAYDRAEFDAFWDDWLDVNRRAQDSGDWGVMADFYEPDATYGWSYSPTDHFMANGRDEIRDLALGTEMLGFQGWIYPYQAMLFDDRSGQAFGLWRQLSTFTSPSGEPYEIQGLGGSWFQYSGHRSWSWQRDIFDVAMATAAMLDILRDGKNSPELDARMDAIRAGRQPGHYGSWAEMSAPLWPVPRVLS, via the coding sequence ATGGCGTATGACCGTGCCGAGTTCGACGCGTTCTGGGACGACTGGCTGGACGTGAACCGCCGGGCCCAGGACTCGGGTGACTGGGGCGTGATGGCCGACTTCTATGAGCCCGACGCCACGTACGGATGGTCGTATTCACCGACCGACCACTTCATGGCCAACGGGCGCGACGAGATTCGGGACCTCGCGCTGGGCACCGAGATGCTGGGCTTCCAGGGCTGGATATATCCCTACCAGGCAATGCTTTTCGACGACAGATCCGGTCAGGCGTTCGGGTTGTGGCGCCAGCTGTCGACGTTCACCTCCCCCAGCGGTGAGCCGTATGAGATTCAGGGCCTGGGCGGCAGCTGGTTCCAGTACAGCGGCCACCGCAGCTGGTCGTGGCAACGCGACATCTTCGACGTCGCAATGGCAACGGCTGCGATGCTCGACATCCTGCGTGACGGGAAGAACTCCCCCGAACTCGATGCCCGGATGGACGCAATCCGCGCCGGCCGACAGCCGGGCCACTACGGCTCGTGGGCCGAGATGAGCGCGCCGTTGTGGCCGGTGCCACGGGTGCTGTCATGA
- a CDS encoding dihydrodipicolinate reductase, whose translation MRRVIQYSTGNVGRHALRMLIERPEFDLVGVHASSPDKVGQDAAQLCGLETPTGITATDDAEALLALNADCVVYTSQAETRPKEAIAEISRFLRAGTNVVGSSFVWMVAPEQAGDWLREPLRQACADGDATLYINGVDPGYSGDTLAYTALSLTERATSITVQEICDYASYDDAEFTGVSFGFGTSPDHTPVMFLPGVLTSMWGVQVRSLARDLGIELDEVRERCEKWVTPEPIDCTMMHVEPGQVAAVRFGVEGLRDGEVVITMEHVNRLGPGTAPDWAYPPDGRAGVHRVVVTGSPGVEINTHLGGEIDHNEGGVIATAARVVNLIDAVCRAPSGILAAHDLRPLDHLHGVMR comes from the coding sequence ATGAGGCGCGTAATCCAGTACTCGACCGGAAACGTCGGCCGGCACGCGCTGCGCATGCTCATCGAGCGCCCCGAATTCGACCTGGTGGGTGTGCACGCATCCAGTCCCGACAAGGTCGGACAAGACGCAGCGCAACTGTGCGGCCTCGAGACGCCGACGGGCATCACGGCCACCGACGATGCCGAGGCGCTGCTGGCGCTGAACGCCGACTGCGTCGTCTACACCTCGCAGGCTGAGACCCGGCCCAAAGAGGCCATCGCGGAGATCAGCCGCTTTCTGCGGGCCGGCACCAATGTCGTCGGCTCGTCATTCGTGTGGATGGTGGCTCCTGAGCAGGCCGGTGACTGGCTGCGCGAACCCCTGCGGCAGGCCTGCGCGGACGGCGACGCGACGCTCTACATCAACGGAGTCGACCCCGGCTACTCCGGTGACACCCTGGCCTACACGGCGTTGAGCCTCACCGAGCGCGCGACCAGCATCACGGTGCAGGAAATCTGCGACTACGCCAGTTACGACGACGCCGAATTCACCGGTGTCAGTTTCGGTTTCGGCACCAGCCCGGACCACACGCCGGTGATGTTCCTGCCCGGCGTGCTGACGTCGATGTGGGGCGTGCAGGTGCGCAGCCTGGCGCGGGACCTGGGAATCGAGCTCGACGAGGTGCGTGAGCGCTGCGAGAAGTGGGTGACACCCGAACCGATCGACTGCACGATGATGCACGTCGAACCGGGGCAGGTCGCCGCCGTACGGTTCGGCGTCGAGGGCCTGCGCGACGGCGAGGTCGTCATCACCATGGAGCACGTCAACCGGCTCGGCCCGGGCACCGCACCGGACTGGGCCTATCCCCCCGATGGCCGCGCCGGCGTGCACCGGGTGGTGGTGACCGGCAGTCCGGGTGTGGAGATCAACACCCATCTCGGTGGCGAGATCGACCATAACGAGGGCGGCGTAATCGCCACCGCGGCGCGCGTCGTCAACCTGATCGACGCCGTATGTCGTGCTCCGAGCGGCATTTTGGCCGCTCACGATCTGCGGCCACTCGACCACCTCCACGGCGTGATGCGTTGA
- a CDS encoding TetR/AcrR family transcriptional regulator yields MTAPRRPPGGGQARAERSRQAVIDEAVRYILKEGFAPPSVRQITERAGLTWGVVQYHFGDLNGILMAVLDKGFADLLETLDQLPAQAAQIPSQDRPAFVVDAVWRAFSSPTSMAALEILIATRSARTAKANAHLAAMTARMTEIGEHLGAGVAPAQAKRLGNLIWATIRGLVAVQLTWPKPLDSTRDREMLAEVITAYLASTEGDSCL; encoded by the coding sequence TTGACCGCCCCGCGCAGACCCCCCGGCGGCGGACAGGCCCGCGCCGAACGCAGCCGCCAGGCCGTCATCGACGAAGCCGTCCGGTACATCCTCAAAGAGGGCTTCGCCCCGCCGAGCGTGCGGCAGATCACCGAACGCGCCGGATTGACCTGGGGCGTAGTGCAATACCACTTCGGTGATCTCAACGGCATCCTGATGGCGGTGCTGGACAAGGGTTTCGCCGATCTACTGGAGACCCTCGATCAGCTGCCGGCGCAGGCAGCGCAGATCCCTTCGCAGGACCGGCCGGCCTTCGTGGTCGACGCGGTGTGGCGCGCCTTCTCCAGCCCGACCTCGATGGCGGCGCTGGAGATACTGATCGCCACCCGCAGTGCCCGAACCGCGAAGGCCAACGCCCACCTGGCCGCGATGACCGCCCGGATGACCGAGATCGGTGAGCACCTGGGCGCCGGTGTCGCGCCGGCCCAGGCCAAACGGCTGGGCAATCTGATCTGGGCCACCATCCGCGGCCTGGTGGCGGTGCAGCTGACGTGGCCGAAGCCGTTGGACAGCACTCGGGACCGCGAGATGCTCGCCGAAGTCATCACCGCGTACCTGGCCTCAACCGAAGGAGATTCATGCCTATGA